One Miscanthus floridulus cultivar M001 chromosome 11, ASM1932011v1, whole genome shotgun sequence DNA window includes the following coding sequences:
- the LOC136493648 gene encoding ent-kaur-16-ene synthase, chloroplastic-like — MPTVTAAAPAGCSPCVVTPARSSRGRASLSGVARAYAERRLVAENISLPNKHKEELETRIRSQLRRPQLPPSSYDTAWVSMVPIRGSHQTPCFPQCVEWILQNQQDDGSWGVNQSDSSVSKDVLLSTLACVLALKRWNVGRENMRRGLHFIERNFSVAMDEQVTGPIGFNITFPGLLSLAIDMGLEIPIRQTDVCGILHLREMELKRQAVDSSSGRKAYMACIAEGLGNMLDWDEAMKFQRKNGSLFSSPSTTAVALIHKYNDQALQYLNLLVSEFGSAVPAMYPLKIHCQLSMVDALEKMGISQHFVSDIKSILDMAYSCWLQKDEEIMMDIATCAMAFRLLRMNGYNVSSDELSLVAGPSNFHDSLQGYLNDTKSLLELYKASKVSLSENDLILDGIGSWSGNLLKDKLCSSRVQKDLIFGEMEYAVKFPFYATLERLEHKRNIEHFDAWGPLMLTTKSLSFRINQEFVALAVEDFSSSQYVYQDELQHLDSWVKENKLDQLQFARQKLTYCYLSAAATIFSSELSDARISWAKNGVLTTVVDDFFDVGGSKEELESLIALVEKWHAHHAVEFYSEQVKIVFSAIYTTVNHLGAMASAAQGRDVTNHLVEIWLDLLRSMMVETEWQRSQYVPTVEEYMTNAVVSFALGPIVLPALYFVGQEVLEQAVKDEEYDKLFRLMSTSGRLLNDCQSFEREGNQGKLNSVSLLVLHSGGSMSIEAAKKAMQKSIDVSRRELLRLVLRKESPVPRPCKELFWKMCKIVHLFYSQTDGFSSPKEMVSAVNAVINEPLRVQNSTSSFLSSS; from the exons ATGCCCACCGTTACGGCCGCCGCCCCAGCCGGCTGCTCACCTTGCGTGGTGACTCCGGCGCGATCGAGCAGAGGCAGAGCATCTCTTTCCGGGGTAGCTAGAG CATATGCCGAGAGGCGGTTGGTTGCAGAAAACATAAGCCTGCCAAACAAG CATAAAGAGGAACTGGAGACTAGAATAAGGAGTCAGCTCCGGAGGCCCCAGTTGCCACCTTCTTCATATGACACGGCCTGGGTTTCTATGGTGCCGATACGGGGCTCTCATCAGACTCCCTGCTTCCCACAATGTGTTGAGTGGATATTGCAGAACCAGCAGGATGATGGATCTTGGGGTGTCAACCAATCTGACTCATCAGTCAGCAAGGATGTTCTCCTATCCACGTTGGCATGTGTTCTTGCGTTGAAGAGATGGAATGTTGGTAGAGAGAACATGCGGAGAG GACTGCATTTCATTGAGAGAAATTTCTCTGTTGCTATGGACGAGCAGGTCACTGGTCCTATAGGTTTCAACATCACTTTTCCTGGTTTACTTAGCCTCGCCATTGATATGGGTTTAGAAATTCCTATAAGACAAACTGATGTCTGTGGGATTCTTCACCTCCGGGAGATGGAATTGAAAAG ACAGGCTGTGGACAGTTCTTCTGGAAGAAAAGCGTATATGGCTTGTATCGCAGAAGGATTAGGAAATATGCTGGACTGGGATGAAGCTATGAAGTTCCAGAGGAAGAATGGATCATTGTTCAGCTCTCCTTCCACAACTGCTGTTGCATTAATCCACAAATACAATGATCAGGCCCTTCAATACCTAAATTTGCTTGTCAGTGAATTTGGCAGTGCTG TACCAGCAATGTATCCTTTAAAAATACATTGTCAGCTTTCAATGGTGGATGCACTTGAAAAAATGGGAATTTCTCAGCACTTTGTCAGTGACATAAAAAGCATCCTGGACATGGCATACAG TTGCTGGTTACAGAAAGATGAGGAAATCATGATGGACATAGCAACATGTGCAATGGCATTTCGCCTTTTGAGGATGAATGGTTACAATGTTTCCTCAG ATGAGCTGTCTCTTGTTGCTGGACCTTCCAATTTTCATGATTCACTACAAGGATATTTAAATGATACAAAATCCCTGCTGGAattgtacaaggcttcaaaagtcAGCTTATCAGAAAACGATTTGATCTTAGATGGCATAGGATCCTGGTCTGGCAACTTATTGAAGGATAAGTTGTGCTCTAGTAGGGTGCAAAAAGACCTGATTTTTGGAGAG ATGGAGTATGCTGTTAAGTTTCCCTTTTATGCTACACTGGAGCGTCTAGAACACAAGAGAAACATCGAACATTTTGATGCTTGGGGTCCTCTGATGCTAACAACAAAATCCTT GTCTTTTCGTATCAATCAAGAATTTGTAGCTTTGGCTGTCGAAGATTTCAGTTCCTCTCAATATGTTTACCAGGATGAACTTCAGCATCTTGATAG TTGGGTGAAGGAGAACAAGCTGGACCAGCTACAATTTGCTCGGCAGAAACTGACATACTGCTATCTGTCTGCTGCTGCTACCATATTTTCTTCTGAATTGTCTGACGCTCGCATTTCATGGGCAAAAAATGGTGTTCTCACAACTGTGGTTGATGACTTCTTCGATGTTGGGGGATCAAAAGAAGAATTAGAAAGCCTGATAGCACTAGTTGAGAA ATGGCATGCGCACCATGCAGTTGAGTTCTACTCAGAGCAAGTGAAAATAGTATTTTCTGCTATTTATACAACAGTGAATCATCTTGGAGCAATGGCTTCTGCAGCACAAGGCCGTGATGTTACAAACCACCTAGTAGAAATA TGGCTGGATTTGTTGAGGTCTATGATGGTCGAGACAGAATGGCAGAGAAGCCAATATGTGCCAACAGTTGAAGAATACATGACAAATGCTGTTGTCTCGTTTGCACTGGGCCCAATTGTGCTCCCAGCATTGTATTTTGTAGGGCAAGAGGTATTAGAGCAAGCTGTCAAAGATGAAGAGTACGATAAATTATTTAGGCTAATGAGCACTTCTGGGAGGCTCCTCAATGACTGCCAAAGTTTCGAG AGGGAAGGAAACCAGGGGAAGCTGAATAGTGTTTCTCTACTTGTCCTCCACAGTGGTGGTTCTATGTCCATAGAAGCCGCTAAAAAGGCAATGCAGAAGTCCATAGACGTCTCTAGGAGAGAGTTGCTAAGATTGGTTCTCAGGAAAGAAAGCCCTGTTCCTAGGCCATGCAAGGAGCTCTTCTGGAAGATGTGTAAGATAGTTCACTTGTTCTACTCTCAGACTGATGGATTTAGTTCCCCAAAGGAAATGGTAAGTGCAGTGAATGCTGTTATCAACGAGCCACTCAGAGTCCAAAATAGTACTAGTTCGTTTTTGTCTAGTTCATGA